Proteins co-encoded in one Capsicum annuum cultivar UCD-10X-F1 chromosome 9, UCD10Xv1.1, whole genome shotgun sequence genomic window:
- the LOC107842966 gene encoding mitochondrial amidoxime reducing component 2 isoform X1 has protein sequence MADGKEVGAAAQVRSIFIYPLKSCRGVSVSEAPLSSTGFRWDRQWIVVNSKGRACTQRVEPSLALVEVELPNEALLEDWEPNASSFLVIRAPGMDVLKVPLVEPSEVAHGVSVWEWSGSALDEGDEASKWFSKYLGKPSRLVRFNEVSQSRPTDPNYAPGYKIKFNDAYPFLLTSQKSLDLLNEQLKEPVSINRFRPNILIDGSDPFCEDLWKDIKIGENTFHSTELCYRCKVPTINQETAEAGSEPSETLMKFRSDEVLKTNKKPQGRIYFGQHLVWVDSLAQERKTIKVEDPVYVLKMVSSYVDVSV, from the exons ATGGCAGATGGTAAAGAAGTAGGAGCTGCTGCACAAGTTAGATCAATATTCATATACCCACTGAAATCATGCCGTGGTGTTTCTGTTTCTGAAGCACCCCTTTCTTCTACTG GATTTCGATGGGATCGGCAGTGGATAGTTGTGAACTCCAAAGGCAGAGCATGTACTCAAAGAGTAGAGCCATCACTTGCTCTAGTTGAGGTTGAATTGCCAAATGAGGCATTATTGGAGGACTGGGAACCAAATGCAAGCTCATTTTTAG TGATAAGAGCCCCTGGTATGGATGTGCTTAAAGTCCCACTTGTTGAACCATCTGAAGTAGCACATGGTGTGTCTGTGTGGGAATGGTCTGGCTCTGCTTTGGATGAAGGAGATGAAGCATCAAAGTGGTTCTCCAAATATCTAGGGAAACCTAGTCGTCTCGTACGTTTCAATGAAG TTTCCCAGTCTAGACCTACCGACCCTAATTATGCTCCCgggtacaaaataaaatttaatgatGCATATCCCTTCCTCCTTACATCCCAG AAATCACTGGATTTATTAAATGAACAACTCAAAGAGCCTGTGTCAATTAACCGCTTCAGACCGAA TATCCTCATTGATGGATCGGATCCCTTTTGTGAAGATTTATGGAAGGATATCAAAATAGGTGAAAATACATTCCATAGCACAGAGCTATGCTATCGCTGCAAG GTACCAACAATCAATCAAGAAACTGCAGAAGCAGGTTCCGAGCCAAGTGAAACGCTCATGAAGTTCCGTTCAGATGAAGTTTTAAAGACAAACAAGAAACCACAAGGCAGA ATTTACTTCGGTCAGCATTTAGTGTGGGTGGATTCTCTTGCACAAGAGAGAAAGACCATCAAAGTAGAAGATCCTGTTTATGTCCTCAAGATGGTTTCATCCTATGTTGATGTATCTGTGTGA
- the LOC107842966 gene encoding molybdenum cofactor sulfurase isoform X3, with protein MADGKEVGAAAQVRSIFIYPLKSCRGVSVSEAPLSSTGFRWDRQWIVVNSKGRACTQRVEPSLALVEVELPNEALLEDWEPNASSFLVSQSRPTDPNYAPGYKIKFNDAYPFLLTSQKSLDLLNEQLKEPVSINRFRPNILIDGSDPFCEDLWKDIKIGENTFHSTELCYRCKVPTINQETAEAGSEPSETLMKFRSDEVLKTNKKPQGRIYFGQHLVWVDSLAQERKTIKVEDPVYVLKMVSSYVDVSV; from the exons ATGGCAGATGGTAAAGAAGTAGGAGCTGCTGCACAAGTTAGATCAATATTCATATACCCACTGAAATCATGCCGTGGTGTTTCTGTTTCTGAAGCACCCCTTTCTTCTACTG GATTTCGATGGGATCGGCAGTGGATAGTTGTGAACTCCAAAGGCAGAGCATGTACTCAAAGAGTAGAGCCATCACTTGCTCTAGTTGAGGTTGAATTGCCAAATGAGGCATTATTGGAGGACTGGGAACCAAATGCAAGCTCATTTTTAG TTTCCCAGTCTAGACCTACCGACCCTAATTATGCTCCCgggtacaaaataaaatttaatgatGCATATCCCTTCCTCCTTACATCCCAG AAATCACTGGATTTATTAAATGAACAACTCAAAGAGCCTGTGTCAATTAACCGCTTCAGACCGAA TATCCTCATTGATGGATCGGATCCCTTTTGTGAAGATTTATGGAAGGATATCAAAATAGGTGAAAATACATTCCATAGCACAGAGCTATGCTATCGCTGCAAG GTACCAACAATCAATCAAGAAACTGCAGAAGCAGGTTCCGAGCCAAGTGAAACGCTCATGAAGTTCCGTTCAGATGAAGTTTTAAAGACAAACAAGAAACCACAAGGCAGA ATTTACTTCGGTCAGCATTTAGTGTGGGTGGATTCTCTTGCACAAGAGAGAAAGACCATCAAAGTAGAAGATCCTGTTTATGTCCTCAAGATGGTTTCATCCTATGTTGATGTATCTGTGTGA
- the LOC107842966 gene encoding mitochondrial amidoxime reducing component 2 isoform X2, with translation MADGKEVGAAAQVRSIFIYPLKSCRGVSVSEAPLSSTGFRWDRQWIVVNSKGRACTQRVEPSLALVEVELPNEALLEDWEPNASSFLVIRAPGMDVLKVPLVEPSEVAHGVSVWEWSGSALDEGDEASKWFSKYLGKPSRLVRFNEVSQSRPTDPNYAPGYKIKFNDAYPFLLTSQKSLDLLNEQLKEPVSINRFRPNILIDGSDPFCEDLWKDIKIGENTFHSTELCYRCKTHPPKEIPTKKNSEAKRGSANLWLGKMYQQSIKKLQKQVPSQVKRS, from the exons ATGGCAGATGGTAAAGAAGTAGGAGCTGCTGCACAAGTTAGATCAATATTCATATACCCACTGAAATCATGCCGTGGTGTTTCTGTTTCTGAAGCACCCCTTTCTTCTACTG GATTTCGATGGGATCGGCAGTGGATAGTTGTGAACTCCAAAGGCAGAGCATGTACTCAAAGAGTAGAGCCATCACTTGCTCTAGTTGAGGTTGAATTGCCAAATGAGGCATTATTGGAGGACTGGGAACCAAATGCAAGCTCATTTTTAG TGATAAGAGCCCCTGGTATGGATGTGCTTAAAGTCCCACTTGTTGAACCATCTGAAGTAGCACATGGTGTGTCTGTGTGGGAATGGTCTGGCTCTGCTTTGGATGAAGGAGATGAAGCATCAAAGTGGTTCTCCAAATATCTAGGGAAACCTAGTCGTCTCGTACGTTTCAATGAAG TTTCCCAGTCTAGACCTACCGACCCTAATTATGCTCCCgggtacaaaataaaatttaatgatGCATATCCCTTCCTCCTTACATCCCAG AAATCACTGGATTTATTAAATGAACAACTCAAAGAGCCTGTGTCAATTAACCGCTTCAGACCGAA TATCCTCATTGATGGATCGGATCCCTTTTGTGAAGATTTATGGAAGGATATCAAAATAGGTGAAAATACATTCCATAGCACAGAGCTATGCTATCGCTGCAAG acacatccTCCGAAAGAGATACCAACAAAGAAAAACAGTGAAGCAAAAAGGGGATCTGCAAACTTATGGCTGGGTAAAAT GTACCAACAATCAATCAAGAAACTGCAGAAGCAGGTTCCGAGCCAAGTGAAACGCTCATGA